A region of Thermococcus argininiproducens DNA encodes the following proteins:
- a CDS encoding RNA-guided endonuclease InsQ/TnpB family protein yields the protein MLIFPYQSFKVEEDRVILTLGRNFAKKFGVMYLEIPLPKNVKGHRIKEVRIIPRYNALWFEVEYVYEIQPEKKELDYSKYLAIDLGVDNFATCVSSTGTAFIIEGRWLKSFNRWWNKKKAKLQSQYDKQGVKFGKRMARLLRKRKNVMNNFMNQAVNYIIKYCLGNKIGNVVIGELEEAKQRASLGKVNNQNFQFIPYGLFKRKLKAKCERYGINFIEVDEAYTSKVDALALEPLEKKEKYWGKRVKRGLFQSSTGVLINADVNGALNILRKVVGDSPVRAIAGSGRVNRPVRVRLPATGRRMNSHKTPSARAG from the coding sequence GTGTTAATTTTCCCCTACCAGTCCTTCAAGGTGGAAGAGGATAGAGTGATCCTCACTCTCGGGCGAAACTTTGCGAAAAAGTTTGGCGTAATGTACTTGGAAATTCCCCTCCCAAAGAATGTTAAGGGCCATAGAATAAAGGAAGTCCGTATAATTCCACGATACAATGCTCTCTGGTTTGAGGTGGAGTACGTTTACGAGATTCAGCCTGAAAAGAAGGAATTGGACTATTCAAAGTACTTGGCCATCGACTTGGGTGTTGATAACTTCGCCACTTGTGTTTCCTCCACCGGGACGGCCTTCATCATTGAAGGCCGGTGGTTAAAAAGCTTCAACCGGTGGTGGAACAAGAAAAAAGCCAAACTCCAGAGTCAGTACGATAAGCAAGGAGTAAAGTTTGGCAAAAGGATGGCTCGGCTTTTGAGGAAGAGGAAAAACGTGATGAATAACTTCATGAATCAAGCCGTGAATTACATAATAAAATACTGCTTGGGGAATAAAATTGGGAATGTAGTTATTGGAGAGTTGGAGGAGGCGAAACAGAGGGCCTCCTTGGGGAAAGTGAATAATCAGAACTTCCAATTCATTCCTTACGGCCTCTTCAAGCGAAAATTAAAGGCAAAGTGCGAGCGTTACGGGATTAACTTCATTGAAGTTGATGAAGCTTACACGAGTAAGGTTGATGCCTTGGCTTTAGAGCCTTTGGAAAAGAAGGAAAAGTATTGGGGGAAGAGGGTGAAGAGAGGCCTCTTTCAGTCTTCCACTGGAGTTTTAATTAATGCTGATGTGAATGGTGCTTTGAACATTTTGCGGAAAGTAGTCGGCGATTCGCCCGTCAGGGCGATAGCTGGTAGTGGCCGCGTGAACCGGCCCGTGAGAGTGAGGCTACCGGCAACGGGACGCCGAATGAACTCTCACAAAACCCCGTCCGCAAGGGCGGGGTAG
- a CDS encoding RNA-guided endonuclease InsQ/TnpB family protein: MKRTVIVKLQPSKPQEKALFELADLGAKVWNEVNYLRRQQFFNHEIVDFNKTEKIVYEKYKREIGSATVQQVCRKNAEAWRDFFSQIRMKKSKELPKWLKPNPPGYKREEKRLIILRNTQYKIEDNKLILKGLGKFKRLEVQFKGRIHLKGKQGKLELIYNPVKRKWYAHVTISKVEERLDGNGWVKIPRQSLGSLTAGIDLGVNNLMAVYLENGESFLVNGRPLKSIAFYWQKRIAEYQSKINKSGANKSRKLKRMHEKAKLQARHYVNTLIRQTVEKLYQLGVSRIVVGYPKGITRNSEKGKKQNFILSHVWRFNSVIKRLKEVSEEFGIQVLLVDEAFTSKLCPFCGKPHEGARFVRGLFKCPAEGFVMNADLVGAFNILKKVAEKITPSLPGLTAGRGNWGKTLPEGSKTRFMLGLNETPQTFSSIARG; the protein is encoded by the coding sequence ATGAAGAGGACAGTAATAGTCAAACTACAACCTTCAAAACCCCAAGAAAAAGCACTCTTCGAGTTAGCTGATCTTGGAGCTAAAGTTTGGAATGAAGTGAATTACCTAAGAAGACAACAATTCTTTAACCATGAAATTGTGGATTTTAACAAAACTGAGAAAATCGTTTACGAAAAATACAAGCGTGAAATCGGCTCAGCAACAGTCCAACAAGTTTGCAGGAAGAATGCTGAAGCTTGGCGGGACTTCTTCTCGCAAATTAGAATGAAGAAGAGTAAAGAACTTCCCAAGTGGTTAAAACCAAACCCGCCGGGTTATAAAAGGGAGGAAAAGCGACTCATAATTCTCAGGAACACTCAATATAAAATTGAAGACAACAAACTGATTTTGAAAGGCCTTGGAAAATTTAAACGGTTGGAAGTTCAATTCAAGGGTAGGATTCACTTGAAGGGCAAGCAAGGGAAGTTAGAATTAATTTACAATCCCGTTAAACGCAAGTGGTACGCTCACGTCACCATTTCAAAAGTTGAAGAAAGATTGGATGGAAATGGTTGGGTTAAAATTCCAAGACAATCCTTGGGAAGTTTAACTGCTGGCATTGACTTGGGAGTGAACAACTTAATGGCCGTTTACCTTGAGAATGGTGAATCATTCTTAGTTAATGGAAGACCGCTCAAGAGTATTGCCTTTTACTGGCAAAAGCGGATTGCGGAGTACCAGTCTAAAATCAATAAGAGTGGAGCAAATAAGAGTAGGAAACTCAAGAGAATGCATGAAAAGGCCAAACTTCAAGCGAGACACTACGTTAACACTTTAATAAGACAAACTGTCGAGAAACTTTACCAATTAGGCGTTAGCAGAATTGTGGTTGGTTATCCAAAGGGAATCACTCGAAATTCTGAAAAGGGCAAAAAGCAGAATTTCATTCTTTCCCACGTTTGGCGGTTCAATAGCGTTATCAAACGCTTGAAGGAAGTCTCGGAAGAGTTTGGTATTCAAGTCTTGCTTGTTGATGAGGCTTTCACTTCAAAGCTTTGCCCCTTCTGCGGGAAGCCTCATGAAGGGGCTAGGTTTGTTCGTGGTTTGTTTAAGTGTCCCGCGGAAGGGTTTGTAATGAATGCTGACTTGGTTGGTGCCTTCAACATTTTAAAGAAGGTTGCTGAAAAGATAACCCCGAGCCTGCCGGGTTTAACGGCGGGTAGGGGTAATTGGGGGAAGACCCTCCCGGAGGGGTCGAAGACCCGCTTTATGCTGGGTTTGAATGAAACCCCTCAAACCTTCTCGTCAATAGCGAGGGGTTAA
- a CDS encoding PQQ-binding-like beta-propeller repeat protein, protein MKILPYSIILFFVFISLVQFESQWVYNTEDFINEVEISPNSSYIAAIGTSNGERVYVFNTNGSLLWKRDDAFSISFSKNNYIAVGGKGIALLTGNGNLLWEYDNTSRINRIFISRYGERVIGVGEKEAYVLDRNGKLIAQFKFNESIRLSTSSCGSYIAIGTENGTLYFFENEKLIWTRRVGGRIYPLSISADGNYIVFGIGSKLHVFGSNGKLLWSYSVDGSVVDVKLSENNYIAVESVEIGEILGSPTVGTTHIYFLDKNGNLLWSKILSPTSYYSFSSAISDASGVLYYFEVSMSQDGEFIITVVGNKIYLFDREGKALWESEVGEWSSGKISRDGKLIVIGSQSGKIELLFNRYAETPEKTKIVTKTITEVLNKTETSTIIVTETKNDIKSVCGSGFIILISCGVIFLMKDNGRMKK, encoded by the coding sequence GTGAAGATCCTCCCCTATTCCATTATTTTGTTTTTCGTTTTCATATCTCTAGTTCAGTTTGAGTCTCAATGGGTGTATAACACAGAGGACTTTATTAACGAGGTTGAAATATCTCCTAATAGTTCTTACATAGCTGCAATTGGGACGTCTAATGGGGAAAGAGTTTATGTATTTAATACAAATGGGAGCTTGCTTTGGAAACGCGATGACGCATTTTCAATCTCTTTTTCAAAAAACAACTATATAGCTGTTGGCGGAAAAGGCATTGCATTACTCACTGGAAATGGGAACCTTTTGTGGGAGTATGATAATACGTCGAGGATAAATAGAATCTTCATTTCGAGATATGGAGAGAGAGTGATTGGAGTTGGGGAGAAGGAAGCCTATGTTTTAGATAGAAATGGAAAGTTAATTGCCCAGTTCAAGTTTAATGAATCAATTAGATTGTCAACATCTTCCTGTGGTAGCTACATCGCAATAGGCACGGAAAACGGAACTTTGTATTTCTTTGAAAATGAAAAATTAATATGGACTCGGCGAGTTGGTGGAAGAATTTACCCTCTTTCGATTTCAGCTGATGGAAATTATATTGTTTTTGGAATAGGATCAAAGTTGCATGTTTTTGGAAGTAATGGGAAATTGCTGTGGAGTTATTCTGTAGATGGTAGTGTAGTAGATGTTAAACTCTCTGAGAACAATTATATAGCTGTTGAATCTGTCGAGATTGGGGAGATTTTAGGGAGTCCAACAGTTGGAACGACTCATATATATTTTCTTGACAAGAATGGGAATCTATTGTGGTCCAAGATTTTAAGTCCGACTTCATACTACTCTTTCAGCAGTGCAATTAGTGATGCAAGCGGGGTGCTTTACTATTTTGAGGTGTCAATGTCTCAAGATGGCGAATTCATTATTACTGTTGTTGGAAACAAAATTTATCTTTTTGATAGAGAAGGTAAAGCTCTTTGGGAGTCTGAAGTTGGGGAATGGTCAAGCGGTAAAATCTCAAGAGATGGAAAATTGATTGTAATTGGTTCACAAAGCGGCAAGATCGAGCTTCTATTTAATAGGTATGCAGAAACTCCTGAAAAAACTAAAATAGTAACCAAAACCATAACAGAGGTTCTGAACAAAACAGAAACGAGTACAATAATTGTAACTGAAACAAAAAACGATATAAAATCCGTATGCGGAAGTGGATTCATTATTTTGATCTCTTGTGGGGTGATATTTTTAATGAAGGACAATGGGAGGATGAAAAAATGA
- a CDS encoding transcriptional regulator — MGEIYDKLEGLLRSLGFKKNELRIYRLLLEKNSSMRVTEIKEELGISERSVREHVLNLYRRGVLKRELIERGWLGYAYSAVSPSELLAKLRENVVKKINEIEKELKRDNVE, encoded by the coding sequence ATGGGAGAGATTTATGATAAACTGGAAGGGCTCCTAAGAAGCTTGGGTTTTAAAAAGAATGAACTTAGGATATATCGTCTTCTTCTTGAGAAAAACAGTTCTATGAGAGTTACGGAAATAAAAGAAGAGCTGGGAATAAGTGAAAGGAGTGTTAGGGAGCATGTGCTTAATCTCTATAGGCGTGGAGTTCTTAAAAGAGAGCTTATAGAGAGGGGTTGGCTTGGTTACGCTTACTCCGCAGTTTCTCCATCGGAACTCTTGGCAAAACTTAGGGAAAATGTCGTGAAGAAAATAAATGAAATTGAAAAGGAACTAAAAAGAGACAATGTCGAGTGA
- a CDS encoding nitrilase, with protein sequence MKVGFIQMEPKLLDLDANLSKAEKLIKEAAKQDAKLIVLPELFDTGYNFETKDEVIEIAQEVPDGETTQFLVEQAKEHEMFIVAGTAEKDEKGKLYNSAVIVGPLGGGYIGKYRKIHLFYREKLFFEPGNLGFHVFNIGIAKVGIMICFDWIFPEAMRALALKGADIVAHPANLVLPYAPRAMPIRSLENRVFSITANRIGQERGLRFIGMSQVNSPKAEILLRASEDKEEVGVVEINVEEARNKKLNEFNDLFKDRRPEYYAP encoded by the coding sequence ATGAAAGTTGGATTCATTCAGATGGAGCCAAAACTCTTAGACTTAGATGCCAACTTGAGCAAGGCAGAAAAACTGATTAAAGAAGCTGCAAAACAGGATGCTAAGCTTATTGTGCTACCTGAACTCTTTGACACAGGATATAACTTTGAGACAAAAGATGAGGTTATAGAAATAGCTCAGGAAGTCCCGGATGGTGAAACAACCCAATTTTTAGTCGAACAGGCAAAAGAACATGAAATGTTCATCGTAGCCGGCACCGCAGAAAAAGATGAAAAGGGAAAACTTTACAATTCTGCCGTTATTGTAGGGCCCCTTGGAGGAGGCTACATTGGAAAATACAGAAAAATCCACCTTTTTTACAGAGAAAAACTCTTTTTTGAACCAGGCAATCTTGGATTTCATGTATTTAATATTGGAATTGCTAAAGTTGGAATAATGATTTGTTTTGATTGGATTTTCCCTGAGGCCATGAGGGCCCTCGCACTAAAAGGAGCTGACATTGTAGCACATCCAGCTAACCTTGTTCTCCCATATGCACCAAGGGCCATGCCAATAAGGAGCCTCGAGAACAGGGTATTCAGCATAACCGCAAACAGAATTGGACAAGAGAGAGGATTGAGATTCATAGGAATGAGTCAGGTAAACTCACCAAAAGCAGAAATCCTACTTAGAGCAAGTGAAGATAAAGAAGAAGTTGGTGTCGTCGAAATAAATGTTGAAGAAGCCAGGAATAAAAAATTAAATGAATTTAACGATCTATTTAAAGATAGAAGACCCGAATATTATGCCCCTTAA
- the alaS gene encoding alanine--tRNA ligase, with amino-acid sequence MDMSTRMFKEEGWIRKTCKVCGKPFWTLDPDRETCGDPPCDEYEFIGNPGIPKKYTLDEMREAFLGFFERNGHGRVKRYPVLPRWRDDVLLVGASIMDFQPWVISGEAEPPANPLTISQPSIRFTDIDNVGITGRHFTIFEMMAHHTFNYPGKPIYWMDETVEYAYEFFTKDLGMKGEDITFKENPWAGGGNAGPAFEVLYRGLEVATLVFMQYKLAPPDADPSQIVEIKGDKYIPMDTRVVDTGYGLERLVWMSQGTPTAYDAVLGYVVEPLERLAGVEKIDDRILMENSRLAGMFDIEDMGDLRVLRETVAKKVEIAPDELTRLVRPYELIYAIADHTKALTFMLADGVVPSNVKAGYLARLLIRKSIRHLRELGLEIPLSEIMALHIKELHKTFPEFKEMEDVILDMVNVEEKKYAETLERGSGLVKREIDKLKKQDIGELPLDKLMLFYESHGLTPEIVKEIAEKEGMKVHVPDNFYSLIAKEAEKTAKKEEGEQKIVDFELVQDLPDTRTLYYEDPFMKEFDAKVLKVIENWIVLDATAFYPEGGGQPCDLGELNDVEVMDVQKIGKVILHKVKNPEKFKEGEVVHGKINWQRRIQHMRHHTGTHVLMGALVRVLGKHVWQAGSQLTTEWARLDIAHYKRISEEELKKIELLANKIVMEDREVKWEWLPRTEAEQRYGFRLYQGGVVPGKIIRVLNIKDWDVQACGGTHLSSTGLIGPIKILRTERIQDGVERIIFACGEAAIKQWQKEKEILSKTSEVFRVPPEKLPETAERFFEEWKQARKEVEKLNKELAKLLVYELESKVEKIGEIEFIGAVVEGEIDHLREAALKLKKPNRIVALISEDSRAVVVTVGENLDYKAGDLIRILTKVAGGGGGGKKDLAQGKIKNILKAKEALEELKKAL; translated from the coding sequence ATGGACATGAGTACTAGAATGTTCAAAGAGGAAGGATGGATAAGAAAAACGTGTAAAGTATGTGGGAAACCATTCTGGACTCTAGATCCGGATAGAGAGACATGTGGAGACCCACCCTGTGATGAGTACGAGTTCATTGGGAATCCAGGAATTCCAAAGAAATATACTCTAGACGAGATGAGAGAGGCATTTCTAGGTTTTTTTGAGAGAAACGGACATGGAAGAGTAAAACGCTATCCAGTACTCCCTAGATGGAGAGATGACGTTCTTCTAGTTGGTGCAAGCATTATGGACTTCCAACCATGGGTTATAAGTGGAGAAGCCGAACCCCCAGCAAACCCCCTAACTATTTCGCAACCCTCAATTAGATTTACTGATATTGACAACGTGGGTATTACCGGCAGACACTTCACAATCTTCGAAATGATGGCACATCACACTTTCAACTATCCTGGAAAACCAATATACTGGATGGATGAGACTGTTGAGTACGCTTATGAGTTCTTTACTAAAGATCTAGGTATGAAAGGAGAGGATATAACTTTCAAAGAAAACCCATGGGCTGGAGGAGGAAATGCCGGGCCCGCTTTCGAAGTGCTTTACCGCGGCCTAGAGGTGGCAACCCTCGTTTTCATGCAATATAAATTAGCCCCACCCGATGCAGATCCATCTCAAATAGTGGAGATAAAAGGAGACAAATACATTCCCATGGATACGAGGGTAGTTGACACCGGTTACGGCCTAGAGAGGCTCGTATGGATGAGCCAAGGGACACCCACAGCCTATGATGCCGTTCTTGGATATGTCGTTGAGCCGCTCGAGAGACTGGCAGGAGTGGAGAAGATAGATGATAGAATCCTAATGGAGAACTCCCGCCTCGCTGGAATGTTTGATATAGAAGATATGGGCGATCTGAGAGTATTGAGAGAGACGGTTGCTAAAAAGGTTGAAATTGCTCCAGACGAACTTACAAGACTCGTTAGACCATACGAGCTCATCTATGCAATAGCAGACCATACAAAAGCTCTCACCTTCATGCTAGCCGATGGTGTTGTTCCATCAAATGTAAAAGCCGGTTATCTAGCAAGACTTCTCATAAGAAAGAGTATAAGACATCTCAGAGAGCTTGGTTTAGAGATCCCCCTTAGTGAAATAATGGCACTGCACATAAAAGAACTCCACAAGACATTCCCAGAATTCAAAGAGATGGAGGATGTCATCCTAGACATGGTAAATGTTGAGGAAAAGAAATATGCCGAAACTTTAGAAAGAGGAAGTGGACTTGTCAAGAGAGAAATAGACAAACTCAAAAAGCAGGACATTGGAGAACTTCCACTTGATAAACTCATGCTCTTCTATGAGAGCCATGGATTAACTCCCGAAATTGTAAAGGAAATAGCCGAAAAAGAGGGTATGAAGGTTCATGTTCCAGATAACTTCTACAGCCTAATTGCAAAAGAAGCCGAGAAGACTGCCAAAAAAGAAGAGGGAGAACAAAAGATAGTAGACTTTGAGCTTGTTCAGGATTTACCAGATACAAGGACACTCTATTATGAAGACCCATTTATGAAAGAATTTGACGCAAAAGTCCTCAAAGTGATCGAGAATTGGATTGTCTTAGACGCTACAGCCTTCTATCCCGAAGGCGGTGGGCAACCGTGTGACTTAGGAGAGCTAAATGACGTTGAAGTGATGGATGTCCAAAAAATAGGAAAGGTAATACTACACAAGGTCAAGAACCCAGAAAAATTCAAAGAAGGAGAAGTTGTCCACGGTAAAATTAACTGGCAAAGGAGAATACAACATATGAGACACCACACCGGAACCCACGTTCTTATGGGTGCCTTGGTTAGGGTTCTTGGGAAACATGTATGGCAGGCCGGTTCCCAGTTAACCACTGAGTGGGCAAGATTAGACATAGCTCACTACAAGCGTATCAGCGAGGAGGAACTTAAGAAAATAGAACTTCTAGCAAACAAGATTGTTATGGAAGATAGAGAGGTAAAATGGGAATGGCTTCCAAGAACAGAAGCAGAACAAAGATATGGCTTCAGACTCTACCAAGGTGGTGTTGTGCCTGGAAAGATAATCAGGGTGCTTAACATCAAAGACTGGGACGTTCAAGCATGTGGTGGTACACACTTATCAAGCACTGGCCTAATTGGGCCAATAAAAATCTTAAGAACAGAGAGAATACAAGATGGTGTTGAGAGGATAATCTTTGCATGTGGTGAAGCGGCTATTAAACAATGGCAGAAAGAAAAGGAGATTTTGAGTAAAACTAGTGAAGTCTTTAGAGTACCGCCAGAGAAATTACCCGAGACCGCGGAGAGGTTCTTCGAAGAATGGAAACAGGCAAGAAAAGAAGTGGAAAAGCTTAACAAAGAACTTGCAAAGCTTTTAGTCTATGAGCTCGAGAGTAAAGTTGAGAAAATAGGCGAAATAGAGTTCATCGGTGCTGTGGTCGAAGGAGAGATAGATCACCTGAGAGAGGCAGCCCTTAAACTCAAGAAACCAAACCGCATTGTGGCGTTGATAAGCGAAGACAGCCGTGCGGTGGTGGTTACCGTAGGCGAAAATCTCGATTACAAAGCAGGTGATTTGATAAGAATACTCACAAAGGTCGCTGGCGGTGGTGGTGGAGGCAAGAAAGACTTAGCCCAAGGAAAGATAAAGAACATCCTAAAGGCCAAAGAAGCCCTTGAAGAGCTTAAAAAGGCTCTCTAA
- a CDS encoding DUF4910 domain-containing protein, with product MREFLKESDVFDAENVINYIGEISKFHRIQGSKELVEAARYILEELRINGIKAELLEEVYDGEKWHLTLASPIPWDLVYGEIKIDKEQITTSKTPLIVMAHSPPGDVEGEVIAVDKEEDWKEVKGKVVLIGEKWYENYKKANENGAIGFIAYKKGTGKAFPYIGLFLTKNDLKWAKIPAVTLSEKIANKIIQKLKKGEKIKVKLKVESVISEKQTLPLVYAKIGSPPYILFTAHMCHPKPGANDNASGAAMLIELARVLKEFYNNSFRFGFAFLWIPEHYGTQAFIENWARLEEYYAVINLDMVGGSEDRSGSTIMIIKTPLSRFSIISGLLEYFINLANSEGESFGGSPLPKMKAKSYPYEMGSDHDVFNIFGIPSVMPITWPDKFYHSSEDSIEKISKEILEIIGKAVLATSLALSKGEINQLKRFARAYTMKYLGELNMEKDLEVAEKLVMNGLNRDSDFLGINLGHELKSTPWLKWQRKGIISTRSIRQLDEKKGTELAKILEDRKIGILLHELLMLGEMLSEEETYNVLKEEFGEIDREKLEKALEILKSLDIVSF from the coding sequence ATGAGGGAGTTTTTGAAAGAAAGCGATGTTTTTGATGCAGAAAATGTCATAAATTATATTGGAGAAATCAGCAAATTTCACAGAATCCAGGGCTCTAAAGAGCTTGTTGAGGCTGCAAGATATATTTTGGAAGAACTCAGAATAAATGGTATTAAAGCTGAACTCTTAGAAGAAGTTTACGATGGGGAAAAATGGCATTTAACCTTAGCCTCCCCGATTCCATGGGATCTCGTTTATGGAGAGATAAAGATCGATAAAGAACAGATAACCACATCAAAAACCCCTCTGATCGTGATGGCTCATTCACCACCAGGTGACGTTGAAGGCGAAGTTATAGCAGTCGATAAAGAAGAAGATTGGAAAGAAGTAAAAGGAAAAGTAGTCCTTATCGGAGAAAAATGGTACGAAAATTATAAAAAAGCTAACGAAAATGGTGCCATAGGATTCATAGCATACAAAAAAGGGACCGGAAAAGCATTTCCATATATAGGGCTGTTTTTGACCAAAAATGATTTAAAGTGGGCAAAAATCCCGGCAGTTACTCTCAGCGAAAAAATTGCAAACAAGATTATTCAAAAACTCAAAAAAGGGGAAAAAATAAAAGTGAAACTCAAAGTTGAGAGTGTTATCTCAGAGAAACAAACCTTACCCCTTGTATATGCCAAAATAGGAAGTCCTCCTTACATTCTCTTTACGGCACATATGTGCCATCCCAAACCCGGAGCAAATGATAATGCAAGTGGCGCGGCCATGTTAATAGAGCTAGCCAGAGTTCTCAAAGAGTTCTACAACAACTCCTTCAGATTTGGATTTGCATTTCTCTGGATTCCAGAGCACTATGGCACTCAGGCTTTTATAGAAAATTGGGCTCGTCTTGAAGAGTATTATGCAGTGATAAATCTAGACATGGTTGGCGGTAGCGAAGACAGGTCTGGATCGACTATAATGATAATAAAAACCCCTCTTTCACGATTTTCTATAATATCAGGACTACTGGAATACTTCATTAACTTGGCAAACTCCGAGGGAGAAAGTTTTGGGGGAAGTCCATTACCAAAGATGAAAGCGAAAAGCTATCCCTACGAGATGGGAAGTGATCATGATGTCTTCAACATTTTTGGGATTCCAAGTGTGATGCCTATAACATGGCCTGATAAGTTTTATCATTCAAGTGAAGACAGCATTGAGAAAATTAGTAAAGAGATCCTCGAAATTATCGGAAAAGCCGTTCTAGCAACTTCATTAGCACTTTCTAAAGGAGAGATCAACCAACTCAAACGGTTTGCAAGGGCATATACAATGAAGTACTTAGGAGAGCTGAATATGGAAAAAGATCTTGAAGTTGCCGAGAAACTCGTCATGAATGGATTAAACAGAGATTCGGACTTTTTAGGAATAAATTTAGGACATGAATTGAAATCAACCCCCTGGCTAAAGTGGCAAAGAAAGGGGATAATCTCTACCCGTTCCATCCGACAGTTAGACGAAAAGAAAGGAACAGAATTGGCTAAAATACTCGAAGATAGAAAAATAGGAATCCTCCTCCACGAACTCTTAATGCTTGGTGAAATGCTATCAGAAGAGGAAACCTACAATGTGTTGAAAGAGGAATTTGGAGAAATAGACCGGGAAAAACTTGAGAAGGCTCTTGAGATATTGAAATCACTCGACATTGTCTCTTTTTAG
- a CDS encoding Nif3-like dinuclear metal center hexameric protein has translation MVTRNDIIAFLDEYLGVNSFPDKSRNGLQVEGKEEIEKIAFAVDACMDTFVKAKALGADMVIVHHGLIWGGIEYVRGLVQRRLKFLLENEINLYAAHLPLDVHPEVGNNAQLLKLLELEPIEPFGEYNGLSIGYVAEFEEPKPLPLIAQILVEKLKTDYVKAYEFGVEEIKTLAVVSGRGGFAIPEAIEKGVDLFITGEFLHDDYHKAKEGRLSVIAAGHYATETLGVKALMPLLREKFGVKTVFIDNPTGF, from the coding sequence ATGGTAACTAGAAATGATATTATTGCTTTCCTCGATGAGTACCTGGGAGTAAACTCCTTCCCCGACAAGTCTCGTAATGGGCTCCAAGTGGAAGGCAAAGAAGAGATAGAAAAAATTGCCTTCGCAGTTGACGCATGCATGGATACTTTTGTGAAGGCTAAAGCTCTGGGAGCTGATATGGTGATAGTTCATCATGGTCTTATCTGGGGTGGGATAGAGTACGTTAGAGGGCTAGTGCAAAGAAGGCTTAAATTCCTTCTTGAGAATGAGATCAACTTATATGCAGCTCATTTGCCCTTAGACGTCCATCCAGAGGTTGGCAATAATGCTCAACTTTTGAAACTTCTGGAGTTAGAGCCTATAGAACCCTTCGGAGAGTATAATGGTTTAAGCATTGGATATGTGGCCGAGTTTGAGGAGCCAAAACCTCTCCCGCTTATAGCCCAGATTCTTGTGGAAAAGCTAAAGACTGATTACGTGAAAGCTTATGAATTTGGAGTTGAGGAAATAAAAACCCTTGCCGTTGTGAGTGGTCGAGGAGGCTTTGCTATACCTGAGGCTATAGAAAAGGGGGTTGATCTTTTTATAACAGGTGAATTTTTACACGATGACTACCATAAGGCCAAAGAAGGAAGGCTCAGTGTTATTGCGGCTGGGCATTATGCAACTGAAACCCTTGGGGTTAAGGCCCTTATGCCCCTCTTAAGAGAGAAATTTGGGGTTAAAACAGTGTTTATTGATAATCCCACGGGGTTCTGA
- a CDS encoding metallophosphoesterase, which yields MEPFSLYEELSLELNTSFGKVLVLGDPHIAFELSRGLRVRTWFEKTLAEFVKSKRPDLLIVLGDVKEPIGLGTFTKKLLMEFFSELTEFRIVITKGNHDGKIEEITAKFENIKVVDYFILDNMLFLHGHQSLPKVEFKRAILGHIHPAVSVKIGNRTKKAKCFFKIGNFLILPTVNPYIEGFDVREGIKMVPFLKRSSEGEAYLPDGTYLGVIELDPKP from the coding sequence ATGGAACCATTTTCTCTTTATGAGGAGCTTTCTCTTGAACTTAACACATCCTTTGGGAAAGTTCTTGTTTTGGGTGATCCTCACATAGCATTTGAGCTTTCTAGAGGTTTAAGGGTGAGAACTTGGTTTGAAAAGACCCTTGCAGAGTTTGTAAAATCGAAAAGACCGGATTTACTTATTGTTCTCGGAGATGTTAAAGAGCCTATTGGATTGGGAACTTTCACTAAAAAGCTGTTAATGGAGTTCTTTTCTGAGCTTACTGAGTTTAGAATTGTTATCACAAAGGGAAACCACGATGGGAAGATAGAAGAAATAACAGCAAAGTTTGAGAACATAAAAGTTGTGGATTATTTTATTTTGGATAACATGCTTTTTCTTCATGGGCACCAATCGCTTCCAAAAGTTGAATTCAAAAGAGCGATTTTAGGTCATATTCATCCTGCAGTTAGTGTAAAGATTGGGAATAGGACTAAAAAGGCCAAATGTTTTTTTAAAATTGGTAACTTCTTAATTCTTCCTACAGTAAATCCATACATAGAGGGGTTTGATGTAAGGGAAGGAATAAAAATGGTGCCCTTTTTAAAGAGATCTTCAGAGGGGGAGGCTTATCTTCCAGATGGCACGTACCTCGGAGTGATTGAACTAGACCCGAAACCTTAA
- a CDS encoding initiation control protein YabA, protein MIKRILCKDLYQEIERLERSIIELEEEIIELKTQLNMKTEEATSLYIENQSLRHKIERLEKTHNQLIEMLKKMKIPFVVIDEDEFKDIEVDK, encoded by the coding sequence ATGATAAAAAGAATCCTCTGTAAGGACCTCTATCAGGAAATAGAGAGACTTGAACGTTCTATTATTGAGCTTGAAGAAGAAATAATTGAGTTAAAAACCCAACTCAACATGAAAACAGAAGAAGCAACTAGTCTTTACATTGAGAACCAGAGCCTAAGGCACAAAATAGAAAGACTAGAAAAGACACACAACCAGCTCATTGAAATGCTTAAGAAGATGAAAATACCATTTGTAGTAATTGATGAGGACGAATTCAAAGATATAGAAGTTGACAAATAA